The genomic region TTGGCATGGCACACGTTCCTGAAGGAAGGCGCGTATTTTCACAGCTGACCGTAAAAGAAAATCTTGAGTTAGGCGCCTATATTTTAAAGAATAAAGATGACGTTGAAAAAAATATGCTTGCAGTCTATAGAAAGTTCCCAAGGCTTAAGGAAAGACAGAATCAGCTTGCGGGAACGTTATCCGGCGGAGAACAGCAAATGCTTGCAATGGGTCGCGGGCTTATGGTAAACCCATCAATATTGCTTCTTGATGAACCTTCTATGGGGCTTGCACCTATTATAGTCAAAAATATATTTGATATTATTAAAGAGGTAAATAGCAGCGGGGTTACTGTTCTTCTCGTTGAACAAAATGCTAAAATGGCGTTATCTATAGCAAATAGAGCATATGTGTTGGAAACAGGCAGGATTGTAATGGAAGGCGTTGCAGATGAGTTGATGGAGAATGAAAAAGTTAAAAAGGCTTATCTAGGCGCGTAGTAATATTATTTATAAAAATAGATAATGGCACCGCTAAAACGGTGCCATTAATTTTAAAAAACTATTTAATTGCGACGTCCTGCCTAAGGCATTATAAGGTATTTGTTTAACTCGAGAATCAAGGGGTAATTATTAGAGTGCATTTATATATTTCAATAAAAAAGGTCTCACGCTTTAAACTCGAAGCATGAGACCTTTAGTTTTTTATTTAAGATTCACAATTACTTACTGCTGGGCGCGCTAGAATTGCCTGACGGTGCAGCTGGTGCGGAGCTACTTGCTGTGTTATTTGCATTTGCTGAACTATTAGCTGCAGGCTTATTAGCTGTACTTGATGTGCTATTTGCCGATGATGAAGCAGCCGCAGAATTTGAAGCAGCCGCGGAGCTTGATGAAGCAGGTGCTGAACTGCTTGCAGCCGCTGAGTTTGCACTTGAGGATGAGCTATTACTTGCTGATCCATTTGAATTATTGGCTGAATTTGCTGCTGCTTGCTGCTGAGCTTTATAGTTATCAATTATCTCTTTAAGATATTTTTCTTCAACAGATTTGTTTATAGAAACCTTGGGATTTTTAGCCTGTGATTGAACATATTGTTTTAATTTAAATTTCTGAACTTCACTTTTAACAGTAGCTTTTTGGCTGTCAAAGGTCGTGTCTGCGTCTATCGGGTAACGTTTTATAATGTGAAAACCAAATTGTGTTTTGCATCCTTTGATTTCATTTTCTTTTAAAGACAAGCTTGTCTCTGTAAAAATCGAGTCGTAGTTAGTTGTATATTTACTTAAAAAATAGCCGTCTTTTTGAGATGTACTTCCTGGGTCTTCGCTGTGTGTTGAAACGAGGGAATCAAAATTTTCTCCATTTTGCGCTTTTGTCAGCAGGTCATTATATGTTGCCTCTTTTTGCTTTACGGCAGATTCGTCAAGATCTTTTCCCGTTGTATTATCCTTTGTCTGTAGAAGTATATGTTTTACTCTGTAATAATCGCTTTTGAAAATCTCTTTAAGTTTTGCATCTGTAAGAGCCTCAACTGTACCTTTTTCGCCAAACAAGGAATCGGACAACTTGGTAACTTTTATATTATGTCTGTAGTATTCCTCAAGTTCAGACATTGTTAGCCCCTGCTCTTTTAAGGCAGCATCAAGGTTTGACTGACCCTTATAGTTATCGGCGATATTTGTAGTATATTGTCCAAGCGTTGTTCTATCTTTGTCGTCAAATGTTAAACCTGCAGTATCAAAATAAGTATCCTCAAGTGCATACTCTTTACCTAAATCATTTGCATAGCTGATAATAAAATCCTTATATGGCTTACCATCAACCTTGTCTGAATCAGTCATCTTATCAATAGATTTCAATAGTTTACTCTGTGCAACAGATATGCCTTCACTTAAAAAATTTGAATAAGCGAGTTTATTAATCTTGTAACCGTTGACGGTCATTGCCGGCGCTGAGCTTAATCCACAACCTGATAACAGAGTTGCAGAGACTACAGCAGCTGTTATCATAGAAATTGTTTTACTGGCTTTCATTTAATTTGTTACCTCCTAAAAATGTATAACAAAGTTATTATACGTTTATTTTAAAAGCATGTCTACATATATTTAAAAGAAATTGGGCAAATATACTAAAAAATGTTTATTAAAAGGCTGCTTTATTTATTAAAAGGTATTTTTATATGTCAATAGTTAATAATAAACTTACAACAAAATCTGCAGTAAAGAGGGAATATATGAAAGCAGTGATTATGGCGGGAGGGGAAGGCAGCCGCCTGCGTCCTATAACATGTGACACACCTAAGCCTATGGTTCCTCTGCTTGGGAAACCTGTCATGGAGTATATAATTGCCCTTCTCAAAAACAACGGAATTACAGATATAGCAGCTACTTTACAGTATTTACCACGCGTTATTACAGATTATTTTGATGATGGAAGCCGGTTTGGTGTTAATCTCCGCTATTTTATTGAAGAGAAACCTTTAGGAACAGCTGGAAGCGTTAAAAACTGCGAAACGTTTTTAGATGGAGATTTTCTTGTGATAAGCGGCGATGCAGTTTGTGATTTCGATTTAAAAAGCGCTATAAAATGGCACAAATCGAAAAATGCGGCAGTAACAATTGTACTGACCCATATCCATAATCCTCTTGAATATGGCGTTGTAATGACAGACGATACCGGCAAAGTAACACGGTTTGTAGAAAAACCCGCATGGAATGAGGTTTTTGCTGATACAGTTAATACAGGGATATATATAGTAAACTCTGATGTGCTTAATCTTATTCCTGGGGATACAGTTTTCGATTTTTCAAAAGATCTTTTTCCAAAGCTGATGAATGATGGAGTTTCTATTTATGCATATGACGCTGAAGGTTACTGGTGTGATATAGGCGATATAAACGCGTACACTGCCAGTAATATTGATTCGCTTAATGATAAGTTTAATTTATATACGAAACATGAGAATAATACAAATAAATTTAAGGGATGCAAAATTAATGAACCTGTCTATTTTGGCGATGGAGTCAATATAGGAGAAGGGTCGACAATAGGACCGAATGTCATAATTGGGGATTTCACCTCAGTCGGAAAGAATTGCAGGCTTTCCCATAGTATTATTCATAGTTATTCACGAATTGGAGACAACTGTGAACTACAAGGGGCTGTAACTTGCCACGCGGCAGTCTTAAAAAAGGGTGTTTCTTTACAAGAGGGCAGTGTAATCGGCGCAAACTGTATCATTGGGGATAATGTCCAAATAAATCCTAACGTAAAAATTTGGAATAATAAAACAATTCCTGAACACGCGCATATTACAACAAATGTCGTTTGGGGTAATTCAGGAAATAATTTATTTGATGAAGAGGAGATTGCCGGCGAGGCAGGAATCGATATAACTCCAGAGATGTGCTGTAGGCTTGGCGCTGCCCTAGCATCGCTGAAAAAGGGTTTTAAATGTGGAATTATGTGTGATGGTTCGGCCACCGCCCGTTTGATAGGTTCTGCCCTTGCATCAGGAGCATCATTTTCAGGAGCAAATGTTTTCAGATTGGGAAAAGGGTTTAGCGCGCTGCTTTCTTATAGCATACATGCTTATGGTCTGGATGGCGGGTTTTTTATCTCTGAACGTAACGGTTTATTGCATATTGAGATAAAGGGCGAAGACAGTATTAGTATTCCCAGATATATAGAACGCAAGCTTCAAAATGCTTTTTATAAAGATGACTTCTCAAGGGCATCGTATACAGATATTAAAGCAACGCAAAGTATAGACGGTATAGATTTACTTTATATAAATGCTTTAACAAAGTCGATAAATACACCTCTCGTAGGGGAAGTATATATAGGGTGCAAATCTCAGATTATCCGATCGACAATAGTCAAAGCGCTGACTGCATGTGGAATAATGATCTCTGAAACTGAAAAACTGGGTATTCCTCACTTTTATATTGACAATAGCGGCACGTGGTTGTCCGCAAAAGATGAAGAGCTTGAAGTGCTTTCTTCAGACTTTACGGGAGCATTAACTTTGTTATCTATTATCGAAAAAGGTAAGAAAAAAGTATCTTATTTTTACAATCGTCCTTCTGCTTTCGACAGAATTTGCGAAGAATACGGAGTTAAATATGAAAAAGTGCTAGTTTCACCAGCGGACAACTCCGATAAGAATGCACGGCACCATCTATATGATGAGCCGGCATTATACGATTCTCTATTTGCAGTAATGAGAATAATGGAATCACTTAGCAGAAATAAGATTTCTCTTAAAAAGTTCTCAGAACGTTTGCCGCGTTTCTTTATTAAAAAAGCAGAAGTATGGATTCCTGCAAATCGTAAATCTTATGTTATACGAAAACTGCAAAGTAAACTTGAGGGAAGCGCTGAGTTAATCGAAGGAATCCGATTTGAACAGAAAAATGCCGAGGTTCTTCTTGTACCCAAAAAAAAGGGAGGTTTTAATCTGCGAATTGAGGCTTCCAACACTGAAACGGCTGAGGAACTTTGCAATTT from Bacillota bacterium harbors:
- a CDS encoding ABC transporter ATP-binding protein; this translates as MLSVKNLNVYYGGIHAIKDVSLHVNEGEIVSLIGANGAGKTSTLQAISGLIKPKSGEITLRDHNLLAVDASKIIGFGMAHVPEGRRVFSQLTVKENLELGAYILKNKDDVEKNMLAVYRKFPRLKERQNQLAGTLSGGEQQMLAMGRGLMVNPSILLLDEPSMGLAPIIVKNIFDIIKEVNSSGVTVLLVEQNAKMALSIANRAYVLETGRIVMEGVADELMENEKVKKAYLGA
- a CDS encoding peptidylprolyl isomerase; its protein translation is MKASKTISMITAAVVSATLLSGCGLSSAPAMTVNGYKINKLAYSNFLSEGISVAQSKLLKSIDKMTDSDKVDGKPYKDFIISYANDLGKEYALEDTYFDTAGLTFDDKDRTTLGQYTTNIADNYKGQSNLDAALKEQGLTMSELEEYYRHNIKVTKLSDSLFGEKGTVEALTDAKLKEIFKSDYYRVKHILLQTKDNTTGKDLDESAVKQKEATYNDLLTKAQNGENFDSLVSTHSEDPGSTSQKDGYFLSKYTTNYDSIFTETSLSLKENEIKGCKTQFGFHIIKRYPIDADTTFDSQKATVKSEVQKFKLKQYVQSQAKNPKVSINKSVEEKYLKEIIDNYKAQQQAAANSANNSNGSASNSSSSSANSAAASSSAPASSSSAAASNSAAASSSANSTSSTANKPAANSSANANNTASSSAPAAPSGNSSAPSSK
- a CDS encoding sugar phosphate nucleotidyltransferase, which gives rise to MKAVIMAGGEGSRLRPITCDTPKPMVPLLGKPVMEYIIALLKNNGITDIAATLQYLPRVITDYFDDGSRFGVNLRYFIEEKPLGTAGSVKNCETFLDGDFLVISGDAVCDFDLKSAIKWHKSKNAAVTIVLTHIHNPLEYGVVMTDDTGKVTRFVEKPAWNEVFADTVNTGIYIVNSDVLNLIPGDTVFDFSKDLFPKLMNDGVSIYAYDAEGYWCDIGDINAYTASNIDSLNDKFNLYTKHENNTNKFKGCKINEPVYFGDGVNIGEGSTIGPNVIIGDFTSVGKNCRLSHSIIHSYSRIGDNCELQGAVTCHAAVLKKGVSLQEGSVIGANCIIGDNVQINPNVKIWNNKTIPEHAHITTNVVWGNSGNNLFDEEEIAGEAGIDITPEMCCRLGAALASLKKGFKCGIMCDGSATARLIGSALASGASFSGANVFRLGKGFSALLSYSIHAYGLDGGFFISERNGLLHIEIKGEDSISIPRYIERKLQNAFYKDDFSRASYTDIKATQSIDGIDLLYINALTKSINTPLVGEVYIGCKSQIIRSTIVKALTACGIMISETEKLGIPHFYIDNSGTWLSAKDEELEVLSSDFTGALTLLSIIEKGKKKVSYFYNRPSAFDRICEEYGVKYEKVLVSPADNSDKNARHHLYDEPALYDSLFAVMRIMESLSRNKISLKKFSERLPRFFIKKAEVWIPANRKSYVIRKLQSKLEGSAELIEGIRFEQKNAEVLLVPKKKGGFNLRIEASNTETAEELCNFYKREIYRLADNAEP